The Nymphaea colorata isolate Beijing-Zhang1983 unplaced genomic scaffold, ASM883128v2 scaffold0706, whole genome shotgun sequence DNA window TACAGGCTTGCAATTTGTAGAACATGCCTCGCAGGTGCTGCTCCAGTGTTTCTGAAGTAGCCATCGGTGCATGTGTCGCAAGTTCCAGCTCCAGAGTATCCAGTAGCGCAAGCCTCGCAGGTAGGTCCATCGAATCCAGTCACGCAGCTACCGCAGTTACTTGCATCGGTGCAGGTATGCACTTTGTTGGCATGTGTGCAGCTGCTAGTGCCTTTGAAGTAGCCATCAAAGCAAGTAGTACAATCACGAAGCACTAGAAGTACAGGCCTTGCAATTTGTAGAACATGCCTCGCAGGTGCTGCTCACAGTGTTTCTGAAGTAGCCATCGGTGCATGTGTCGCAAGTTCCAGCTCCAGAGTATCCAGTAGCGCAAGCCTCGCAGGTAGCTCCACTGAATCCAGTTCGGCAGCTACCGCAGTGAGTTGCATCGGTGCAGGTCAGCAATTTGTTGGGCATTGCGTGCAGCTTGTAGTGCCTTTGAAGTAGCCGTCAACACAAGTAGTACAATCACGAAGCACTAGAAGTACAGGCCTTGCAATTTGTAGAACATGCCTCGCAGGTGTTGCTTCCAGTGTTTCTGAAGTAGCCATCGGTGCATGTGTCGCAAGTTCCAGCTCCAGAGTATCCAGTAGCGCAAGCTCGCAGGTAGCTCCACTGAATCCAGTTCGCAGCTACCGCAGTGAGTTGCATCGGTGCAGGTCAAGCAATTTGTTGGGCATTGCTGCAGCTGTAGTGCCTTTGAAG harbors:
- the LOC116245509 gene encoding uncharacterized protein LOC116245509, whose amino-acid sequence is MPNKLLTCTDATHCGSCRTGFSGATCEACATGYSGAGTCDTCTDGYFRNTVSSTCEACSTNCKACTSSCTHANKVHTCTDASNCGSCVTGFDGPTCEACATGYSGAGTCDTCTDGYFRNTGAAPARHVLQIASLYF